Genomic segment of Streptomyces sp. NBC_01210:
CATCTCTCCGGCCGGGAGGCCAGACACATGACGCAGCCCACTCTTCTCCGCAGCCACGTGATGCTGGCCGAACTTCCCAGTGGTGTGGGATGGGCCCGGCGGCACGTGGTGGACATTCTGCAGCAGTGGGCAGTACCCGAAGATGCCATAGAAACGGCCCGCCTCATCGTCTCCGAACTGGCCACCAATGCAATCCGACACACGAACAGGAAGGCGGAGGAGACAACTCGCCACTACTCGCCATCTGATGCACCACGCACCTTCACCGTCGTACTGACCCTGGCCGGCGGATCGCTGGAGATCTCCGTGTGGGACCAGGACCCGACTCCTCCCACCCTGATGGACGTCGGGACGGATGCCACCAGCGGACGGGGAATCTTCATCGTGGCCGCGCTGAGTAGCGTTTGGGGATACCGCCCAACTCCTGATGCATCCGGCAAAGTAGTGTGGGCGAATCTACTGCTGCGCTGAACGCGTCAGGAGCTGTCGGCGCGCACGTCACAGTGCGCGACAGCTGCTCGGGCGACAACGCCGGGTCATCCTCAAGCGGTCCTTGGGTAAAGAGGCCAGGCGCCGTGCTCGGACGACGCTCGGCATCGTGCCCGTTGCCGCGATGACGGTGCGTCAGCCGCTGAGGAACGGCGAGCAGTGGTACGGGCCGAGCTCCTCGTCCCTGGGCTTCAGCGTGACCTGGACGTCGTCCGGGCTCATCTCCGGGTGCAGGACGGACTGCGCGCGGGCCAGGCTGCACACCAACTGCCCTATGAGCAGACGTTCCTCGGGCCAGAGATACAACTCCGGCGCCTCGAGCACGACCCGGTTCCCGGTTCCGGTGGCGTGATACTCCCCGGTGGACTCGACGAGGGTGGAAAGGCCGCTCTGCTGCTCCGCCTCACTCGGGCCTCCGATGAGTAGCTTGACGACAGAGCTGAGCTCGCGCACTTCCACGTCGGGCCGCGGGACCCCGCGCAGTCCCGTATCGGAGGCGAAGTAGATCCGCATTCCCTTGTTGAGGCCGGCCGAGGGCTCACCTGCGTCGATCACTCCGGTTCGCCTGACCCCGCAACCCGCAACGGCCGCGGCAGCGAGCAGTGCGGCCACGGCTGCGCGGACTGACCTGCGCGGACGGTTCATCGTCCGCTCCCGGGACAGGGGCGCGGCAGCCGCAGGGTGAAGACGGCGCCGCCTCCCGCCCGGTTGGCGGCCTCAATCGTGCCGTCGTGCAGCCGGGCGTTCTCCAGGGCGATCGCCATGCCGAGGCCGCTGCCCTCGGACCGGGTGCGGGCGGTGTCGGACTTGTAGAAGCGGTCGAAGATACGCGGCAGCACCTCGGGCGGCAGCCCCGGGCCGCAGTCCGTGACCTCGACGGTGATCTCGTCGTCCGAGGACCGCAGCACAATCGCGACGGGCTGCGCCCCGTGCCGTAGTGCGTTGCCGACCAGGTTGGCCACGACGACGTCGATCCGGCGCTGGTCGACCCCTGTCCTCGCCCCCTCAGGCAGATCCGCCCGTACTTCCCCGGTCCACCCGCGCAGCGCCAGCGTGGAGCGGATGATCTCCCCGACGTCCGCTTCGGCGGAGTTGAGCTCGATGGCGTTGGCGTCGAAGCGGGATATCTCGATGAGGTCCCCGACGAGCCGCGACAGCCTGGCCGTCTCCTCACTGATCGTACGGGCAGCCTTTGCCGTGTCCGGCGGCAGTCCGGCGGCGTCCTCGTCCAGCACGGTCGACACCATGGTCATCGCGGCGAGCGGGGTGCGCAGTTCGTGCGAGACGTCGGCGACGAAGCGCCGCGCCTGCTCTCTCTGTTCGTGCAGTTCGGCGACGGATGCCTCAAGAGCGTCGGCGGTTTCGTTGAAGGTCTCCGCGAGCTCTGCCAGTTCGTCCCGGCCCTTGACCGCGACGCGGGTGGAGAGATCTCCCGAAGCGAGGTCGCGGGTGGCCCGGCCCAGGTCCCGTACCGGACGGAGCACGGTGAGGGCGGCGAGCAGGGCCATCGCCATGGACAGCAGTACCACCAGGGCGGTCCCCTCTTGGACCGCGTCCAGCAGACCCGCTATGTCCTCCTGCTCCGCGCTGAGCGCGACGATGGTGAAGACCTCCAGTCCGGACGTATGCCCGTCGTCGAAGGTGACGGGCGTACCGACGATCAGGTAGGGCTCCCCGCCCCACTCGACGCGCTGGAAGTTCATCCGGCCGGTGGTTCTGACCGTGGCGCGCAGTTCGGGCGTAATGCGGGTCTGGTCCGCCAGCGTGTCGGACGTGGCCGTCAGATCCCGGTAGCGGGTGACCACGATGGCCCCGCCGCCGAGTCTGTGCGAGACGTTCGTGGTAAAGCGGGTGAGGCCGCGCTGGTCCGGCGGTATGTCGAAGTCCGCGGCAACCTCGCTCACCCGGTTGCGGAAGTCCGTCATGGCCGCCTGCTGGGCGCGCTTGAGCACGGCGGTGCGGGATTCGCGGTAGGCGAGCCCGGTCGCGGTCGCGGCGCTGATCAGGGCCACGATGACGAAGGTGACGACGAGGCGGGTGCGCAGCCCGCCGTAGCGCAGCCTGCGGCGGTACACCGGCCGGCTCACAGCGGGCCGAACCGGTAGCCGAAGCCGCGCACGGTCTGGATGAAGCGGGGCCGGGCCGGCACGTCCTCGATCTTTGCGCGCAGCCGCGCCACAGCGGCGTCCACCAGCCGCGGGTCTCCCAGGAAGCCGTGGTCCCAGACCGACTCGAGGAGCTGTTCGCGGCTGAAGACCCGGCCGGGGGAGACGGAGAGTTCCAGGAGCAGCCGCAACTCGCTGCGGGGCAGGGCGATCGGAGTGCCGTGCTTGGTGACGGTCAGCCCGGCGCGGTCGATGGCGAGCCCGGCGTGGTTCTCCCCCGGCCCGGAGCCGGTCGTCGGCTCGGCACGGCGGAGCGCCGCCCGGATCCGGGCTTCGAGGACCGGAGCCGTCACGGGCTTGACCACATAGTCGTCGGCACCCGACTCGAGGCCGACCACGACATCGTGGTCGGCGCCGCGCGCCGTGAGCATGATCACCGGGATGGTGCTGCGAGCCCGGATACGGCGGCAGACCTCAAATCCACTGATACCGGGCAGCATCAGGTCGAGTACGACGAGCTCGATCCGTTCTCCCTCGGGACTGTCGAGCAGGTCGAGGGCCTCCTCACCGGTGGAGGCCACGTCCACCTCGTACTGGTGCCGGCGCAGGACGAGCTCCATTCCGTCACGCACGGAGGCGTCGTCCTCAATGAGCAGCACATGGGGCATGCCC
This window contains:
- a CDS encoding HAMP domain-containing sensor histidine kinase, with product MSRPVYRRRLRYGGLRTRLVVTFVIVALISAATATGLAYRESRTAVLKRAQQAAMTDFRNRVSEVAADFDIPPDQRGLTRFTTNVSHRLGGGAIVVTRYRDLTATSDTLADQTRITPELRATVRTTGRMNFQRVEWGGEPYLIVGTPVTFDDGHTSGLEVFTIVALSAEQEDIAGLLDAVQEGTALVVLLSMAMALLAALTVLRPVRDLGRATRDLASGDLSTRVAVKGRDELAELAETFNETADALEASVAELHEQREQARRFVADVSHELRTPLAAMTMVSTVLDEDAAGLPPDTAKAARTISEETARLSRLVGDLIEISRFDANAIELNSAEADVGEIIRSTLALRGWTGEVRADLPEGARTGVDQRRIDVVVANLVGNALRHGAQPVAIVLRSSDDEITVEVTDCGPGLPPEVLPRIFDRFYKSDTARTRSEGSGLGMAIALENARLHDGTIEAANRAGGGAVFTLRLPRPCPGSGR
- a CDS encoding response regulator transcription factor — protein: MPHVLLIEDDASVRDGMELVLRRHQYEVDVASTGEEALDLLDSPEGERIELVVLDLMLPGISGFEVCRRIRARSTIPVIMLTARGADHDVVVGLESGADDYVVKPVTAPVLEARIRAALRRAEPTTGSGPGENHAGLAIDRAGLTVTKHGTPIALPRSELRLLLELSVSPGRVFSREQLLESVWDHGFLGDPRLVDAAVARLRAKIEDVPARPRFIQTVRGFGYRFGPL
- a CDS encoding ATP-binding protein, with translation MSAPALLVFPAVRPVTAPADFVLIHLSGREARHMTQPTLLRSHVMLAELPSGVGWARRHVVDILQQWAVPEDAIETARLIVSELATNAIRHTNRKAEETTRHYSPSDAPRTFTVVLTLAGGSLEISVWDQDPTPPTLMDVGTDATSGRGIFIVAALSSVWGYRPTPDASGKVVWANLLLR